A single Nicotiana tabacum cultivar K326 chromosome 5, ASM71507v2, whole genome shotgun sequence DNA region contains:
- the LOC142180782 gene encoding uncharacterized protein LOC142180782 — MIELNRINDEYILPVKKINSFWKPKTNLKWNIEGYNNTSYFLKMIRGRRKILSLHRIKGEDDQKIEGTKAIPEAAINYYENIFSHKYHRTDPQFLDSVPSIIPKEDNNDLMVIPIKQEVEHAVFGIDPDSAGGLDGFKGKLFQHSWDIIEDGICSMVLDIINGRGVNTFITYTYLVLI, encoded by the coding sequence ATGATAGAGCTAAACAGAATTAATGATGAATACATCCTTCCTGTGAAGAAAATAAACTCTTTCTGGAAGCCAAAAACCAACTTGAAATGGAACATAGAAGGTTATAATAACACTAGCTATTTTCTTAAGATGataagaggaagaagaaagatattATCTCTTCATAGAATTAAAGGGGAAGATGATCAAAAGATAGAAGGGACAAAAGCTATACCAGAGGCCGCAATAAATTATTAtgagaatattttctcacataaGTATCACAGAACTGATCCACAATTCCTGGATAGTGTTCCATCAATTATACCAAAAGAAGATAATAATGATTTGATGGTTATCCCTATCAAACAGGAAGTAGAACATGCAGTATTTGGAATTGATCCAGATAGTGCGGGTGGACTAGATGGTTTTAAAGGGAAGCTCTTCCAACACTCATGGGACATAATTGAAGATGGCATATGTAGTATGGTTTTGGATATTATAAATGGCAGGGGAGTAAATACGTTCATCACGTATACCTATTTAGTTTTGATTTAA